CATTGGAGGTTGTAGCTCTGGCAAGCTCTCGCAGGGCTTGGTCAAAATATAGCGTTACACTTTAACTCTCCCAGCTCCCAGCAGTAAGGGATGTAAAGATCGTTCTCCTTCCTGGAAAcatatttttgggggggaggagggagaaaggaTGCCTCTTTGTGATGAGCTTTACATTCTTATACGATTATTCAGACATCAACTAAAAAGTTTGttctaagttattattattattattattattatgttattatttattagcaTTTGAAATGCATTGTTGTGATTGCTTACATTGACAGCGTACCAGATGTTTACTCTGGCTATGCATGATGGGAAGCGTAGTCCACTTAGGTCATCCACTACTGATGTATAATAATCACCTGTGCACAAACTTGAGATAATCTCATTAACCCAAATCTTTTACTCTTATCGTAAGATTGTGGTACAGCATGTCAACTTTGAAGGGCTTGGAAGGACGAAAGATGACCTTGTTATGTATGAAATTGCTGATGTCTTTAAGGCGAAAAATCTTATTGATGTGAGTATTCCAGAGGTGCTCTATTTGTAGTTTAAAGTGATACTTTAAATCAAGTATGAagatcaatatatacatattactgcACTATAgcggatttttttatatttttaatccaGTTAGTGGTGCACATTTTACCAAACTATGTTCTACAGTTTAAGCCTAAAACAGATATTGTGACTTTATTGTATGACATCACTCGTTCCTATATCTATTGATTTCCGCTCGTATCAAGGGGATCGGTTTATAAATATGTGTACACACAAAGGTATTTGGTATGAAAcacacagagaaaacaataactatcccttactgagatagtgagtgatatactaaagtgcctgaataaaagcagctcaacacaaaaagtggaataccttaatccacaataaagtgcaaaatataagaataaaaaggtataaacaatataccagcgagtggcgcgctataatgaatattaatataaataatgagggggtatactcacccctccaacatagtgatacaatgtgtccaaatgtacatacaaagtaaaacaacaaaaagagagaatatagtgcagatggtttacaaaaataaaaaatgaataatagtagcaattggttgaaaccactcacgtgggttggagcctataagctattggctccgtaagtgactcctttttgctcttgaggcagcaacacactgctttatcccaaacgatgttctcccgaagatatggaacaagcagagagagagggaacctcataggtggtattgtacagatagtgtatacaaaatagtgagatagtaattgttatgctcaccttagacagagccttgaattcctggctctgaggtttgttggcaatatgctaatttattgggatagcattccccacatagtgttcctggaggctagaaaggactatatggactgatataaaaaataacgatttattgtagagataaaaaataataaaaacaatattaagacttctcaaaagcatataagctaaatggtagaaagtccaagtataaaaatCCAAACTCCAGCTATCTGGagctatctttatttttttttaaatgtgttttttaggCCTTCTGGGACTTAAATGCCATAGAATTGTGTTTATACATTGGGCAAGCTAGTATATTATAAATAACTCTGACACTTCTATCCTCCCGGGTTAGAGGTATAAATTACAGGAATACTGGTCATGGAGGCCTTTCAAAAATCTCACAATGAATTCAACTCAATCCCAAACATGGCAGTATGCAACATTGATCGCACTATAATATTCTGTACATTAATCTtttgattgttttatttatttattttatcccaTAACTTCAGGTTATGAGAAAATCCCATGAAGCCAGAGAGAAGTTGCTCCGCATGGGGGTGTTTCGGCAGGTGGAAGTCCTGATTGACACCACTGAAGGTGAGAAATGACACGATACCACAACATGTAGCTTGACTCCTTTTCATGACCTCCTTTAAACTGATATGTCTCATGTATGTGCTACTGAATGCCAGCTGTACCATAGTTGGAGGAAATACATGTAGTGCTATTTTAGCATCTTTCCTACTTTTCAGACTGTGCAAAATAAAGAGGTTTAGTTCGTGTTTGATGTTCCTATTGCAGAACAGGTGACACAGCGCAGCCAGTGCCCCTCATGCAGCGCATGACACAGCGCAGCCAGTGCCCCTCATGCAGCGCATGACACAGCGCAGCCAGTGCCCCTCATGCAGCGCATGACACAGCGCAGCCAGTGCCCTGATGCAGCGCATGACACAGCGCAGCCAGTGCCCTGATGCAGCGCATGACACAGCGCAGCCAGTGCCCTCATGTGAAAGTGCCGAAGATGTCACACAGTGCAGTAAATTTCCTCGTCAATCACACATGTGCAAAAATTAAGTGCTTTCCTTAATTTCCTTAAATCAATGGAAGGCAGTTGCTTGTCTTCCAACTGATTATTCCTTTACTTGTACACAAAAAGCTGAACATATATACAGATCCTGCACCTTTACTATTCTTAATGGTGATCTCTGTTCCATCCCTGAGAAGACACTCcgtttccactttaattttcagGTGAGGATGCTCTTCCCAATGGCTTGGACGTCACATTTGAGGTTAAAGAACTGAGAAGGTTAACTGGGAGCTACAATACCATGGTTGGCAATAATGAGGGCAGCATGGTAAGCTTGTGGAGTTCTGTGATCTTCTAATATTCTGCATCTCATTGAAGAGACGATGAGCGGTTACCATGCAGGATGCCGTCTATAAGTGACCTCCTTATTTAGCAGAATGGATTTAAGCTGTAGATTGCTCTAGCTAAATTCAAAGCAAATGTAGAAATGCATAGAACAAAataatttctcactttttttttttgcctctccTGAGTGCATCTTTTTATAAACCGTCTGTCACCTCCACCAAAAAACAAATGAGCATTTCAGAGATTGAAACTATATGAAATTCTTATAAAGACTGAAATTTCAATGCAGTAAAAAGATTTTATGAATCAAAGTAGGGACTGTTTTGTCTTTTGTTAATTTTCCAAAGCTTGACAAAAAGATGGAGTTACCTATGTCAAGCTTTGTCATGGCCTCAGCCGTCCTGTGTGAGAGCACAGCACTGACGTGGGCTGCCGGCAAGTGAAATGAAGCATCCGATCAAGATGGCAGCAACCCCTGCACGCCAGGACCCCTGCACTGCAAGCAGAGCAGTCACCATTAGGGGTCTTTGGAAAATCTGCAAAGACCCCctaaggtgacagagccactttaagcacTGTGGGATAGCAGATGGTGTTTGTGGTAGTAACCCATTTACAGGCAGTTTTGTGACTGATCAGAAACATTGCCAGAAAACAAGACAGCAAATTtgatggttatttactaaagtgtgaattgtcggaattcaaatttaaggccgaaGTAGCTTGCTTGGAAAAACTCTCCAAATCAACTATGTATCCggttcagctattttgatttaaaatttaaattcctttttaattcccaCCAATGCTCACTTTACTGAACAATCCTGGGAGTCTGGGCCACTTTGTATAGTAATTTACGATTTACAAAAACATTTTACTAAATGATTGTAAAAGGTTGTATaaaattgtaatagttttatttggtAAGGTTAGAGCATTATCCCATGTAATACAGGAATCCACCGCTGTCCTTAtcattggaaaataaaatgtacctGCTTTGTAGGTTCTTGGGCTCAAACTTCCCAATCTCTTTGGTCGTGCTGAGAAGATGACCTTCCAGTTCTCTTACGGAACAAAGGAAACCTCTTATGGTCTGTCCTTCTTCAAACCCCAAGTTGGCAATTTTGAAAGAAAGTAAgttttaaaaggtttttactcCCATCATTGGGTTTTGCTCACTGACCGGTTGCATTTTACCTTTGTTGCTAAATAGCAAAAAGAAAATTCATAAATAAACCTCCTTGGAGGCTTCTTAAGCTGTTATTGATCAGCCCTATCGAGCAGTATAACAGTTCTGATCAATATACACACCGTAATTATTACATGATTGTAGAATGTGCCCCGCTCGTGGGTGCTTTCTGTCTAAGACATATGATTCAAGATACATCTCCTTAAAAAGATGCCTTTGTTTGTTGTGTTGTTAATCTTGATTGACAACACTGAAAATGGTCTCTGGGGCTGCTGGAAGGGAAGTGTGATGCTACAAGCCATCATGGGTATTCAGTAACCATGGGACAACATGAATGAAATCTCAAAAATAGGATGTGGGAGAGGGGAAAAATAATAAAGGATTGGAGCCTGAATGCGGGGCATGTATATGTTTATCTATTTCATCTGCTCCCTTACTTAAACAGCCCTTTCAATTCAGTCCTGAAAATCATGTAGCAGAATAAATATGGATTTTCTACAAAAACAAAGTGAGGTTTGATTATCTGGATCTGCATAACTTTAACTCTACAAGCTGCATTATAGGGGGTCATGGCACACCCCTGTGTGAGCTAAAGTAGCTGAGCAAGTTACACATGAAGTTTGTAGTTTTATTTCTCCCAAATAGTATAACGAAAAGAAATGCTTGGGGGCAACATTAACATAACTAAATCTTGTATTTTTTCTGCATCTCTGGTATGTTTTTAGTCTGTGAAATATTgtaaagtttttatttatttattttttgtgtagttTTTCTGTCAACTTGTACAAAGTTACTGGTCAGTTCCCGTGGAGCTCATTGCGAGAGACTGATCGTGGAATCTCTACTGAAATCAGTGTAAGGAACAGATTTTCTAAGTAAATACAGAGAACCCCTTTATTTCCTCCTACTAATTGGAAACCATTGCTTGAGCGACTTAGCCTGACATACAATGTCCACATTTACCAACAGTTCCCTATATGGAAAACCAGCCATACATTGAAATGGGAGGGGGTTTGGCGTGAACTCGGCTGTTTGGCGAGAACGGCATCTTTCGCCATCCGAGAAGAAAGCGGACACACTCTCAAATCGTCTCTATCTGTAAGGAGACATCCCTCATTTCATGAAACCGCACGTGAAGCCAATGCCTTTCAGAGTGTCACTAATCTCTGATTTCTGCTCCGTTTTAGCACTCAATGGTGATAGATTCTCGTAATTCTTCAATTCTACCAAAGAGAGGTGCCTTGCTGAAAATCAACCAGGTAAAAGCCATTGTTACACTGTATAAATACTCCCAAGCAAACTGCTGTGGGTTCGATTTGCCTTGTACTAGTGTAAATACATGCTCTATAGCTCTCTTTGCTATCCAAAGCCCCAAGTAGAATTACAAGATCAATCCAGATAAGCTTGTACATccggcttctgcagagctgcacacacagactccaggcaccatgaccacctaAATCACTGAAGCTCACTTTAAGCTCTGATGATTATTATGTGTGACCGTTCTATCATGTTTTCCAGTATGGGAATAAGCATTGCTTTCTCATGCCTCTGGATTGTTTAcagagtttttttggggggggatctGTTTCAGTTATCCCCAGTGAAGAGATAAGATGGTTTGACAGTATTTATGcctgttgccatagtaacccatgAATGCTTATTTGCAGGAATTGGCTGGATACACAGGGGGAGATGTCAGCTTTTTAAAAGAGGACTTTGAACTGCAACTGAATAAACAGCTTTCATGGGATTCTGTGAGTACTTCACCATTTGTACTACCCTACAGCATATGTTGGTGTATTATAAATCTAACGATGCCAGGTTCTTGTGTGTTTGGTACATTTGGAACAGAGGGATTTGTAAAGGAATTTTATGTACTTACCTGTGTGCTTTTGGTTATGTCCTCTCCCTGCTGTGTAAATTCGTATAATCGGTTTGTTTCTTTTATGTATTTGATCAATatattcgtataccgaacagagaccaccctgggtagcaattagaacTTGGAACGTTGTGAAAACCGCAACTTAtttgctcctaggtggccgccattcggcatacgaacacgtggcgagaacaaaggatggcggccatcttaaatctcacgaatgcggtcagcgggacttacgcaTGAATTGCCTGGAGCTGTTTTCGGCAGGGCAACCATGCGAACGCCCGGTCATCGTGGAAGTCCCAGCTGACTACTTTCCACCCCACAAATCAAACCGGCATTCGGGAGGTAGAATCTACCGAGTAAGGGGAGCATTTCCATATATAAAACTGCAACGTTCAAATGGTAGTTTTCGTGTGATTAggcgcgaacggagaccggctcttgctgctgattccatggaactgtaaagcggataccaccacatggcgagccgATCAAACTTCCACACAATGcaacacggaaactaccgaatggaattTCGTGAGATTTGAATATGTGACTCCCAATACCCTCCGCTACCCAGGGATGTTAATGTCATATTGGTATGTGTTGTAGAAAGTACTTTTCCAAAAACGTTAAAAATTTTtatgtttctggccagcagataattgagtttagtatgttgctgaaactccgttatctagcctggcccagaggaggagtctgttactgtataaattgaatgcctgttgcttccagtaaatcagtcttgttccagcattaagctttggctcatgtgtggattatttggcgataccagcgatatttgttcctgtggattattgggaatattcttttatggggaaaaagagaatattggacggtgatactgtgacgaaaccaacctcgccactgagaactggagaagcctggttgcccgcctgctgcctttggactatggccctgggagattgggccctttacaaacagtattcggccctaacagagtgcatgtcactcattctggccctttaaatacagtggggccattcggtacttgccctgtgtgagcagtgataccccccagatagctatgccatggagcctattcatataatgaaagactatgggaaagactttggctccatggcaattaaactgtatttgtgtggtctgcgtgccattcacctaataatgtgcacgcagacctgagctatctggggatatgttaaatgtctgtgtttaatgtatgaaaagtaactttatatattttaaagagttttatgttgttttgcaaccatgtggttaatggagtctgcctctagtcctggataattagatttcctctccaattatctccagggcagaagggaggaagccaggatgcattgtggggatgttttacttttactgtttgagccagaaggaacaaaagatacttttagtaactttttaacccctggtcggattcatgccattttttaatatgttgttcccctgaatggattgattgtggatatgtatttttatgtgaatgtgatgtatggttgtaaagttatgaaagttgtgtaaaagtatattttaaactgtatgcctaatgggattatgtgtcacactaaggggaggggatgtgtgggaggtaacatctatgttattggttattttatgcctccccctgggtgtggtctgtatgtgtactcatgtaataaaaaccaggctgggtgcccagcacctcagaccactgcttgaccttcaacacggagccttgtctcgttcttggggggattcactgtatgctgttggagatttgactgctaggagtgtaagctgatgtctgcttttcctattcatctgctagcagctatttgtgaggttccagctggagtgctaccttattcacctatatccagttcgtgagttctgatgttctgcagtagctgtgcctttctgaggaaaggggattatcgcctaaactgggttttatcctcttgtaagtgaaacggtccgttacaattggtggcaagcggcgggatcgttcctacagccagaaggacagctacagaacaccatttctttggatttacaatttgagggcaacgcatgtctgagtacagcgaccctgacagcaccaggatggaaccagcagtggagtacaataagggtgacatggatgaccgggatgcaataaggaaagg
This Pelobates fuscus isolate aPelFus1 chromosome 3, aPelFus1.pri, whole genome shotgun sequence DNA region includes the following protein-coding sequences:
- the SAMM50 gene encoding sorting and assembly machinery component 50 homolog — encoded protein: MGTVQARSLDPLPMSGPDFGSSGDDADLVEVEPQKRQEILENKNIVVQHVNFEGLGRTKDDLVMYEIADVFKAKNLIDVMRKSHEAREKLLRMGVFRQVEVLIDTTEGEDALPNGLDVTFEVKELRRLTGSYNTMVGNNEGSMVLGLKLPNLFGRAEKMTFQFSYGTKETSYGLSFFKPQVGNFERNFSVNLYKVTGQFPWSSLRETDRGISTEISFPIWKTSHTLKWEGVWRELGCLARTASFAIREESGHTLKSSLSHSMVIDSRNSSILPKRGALLKINQELAGYTGGDVSFLKEDFELQLNKQLSWDSVLSTSLWGGMLVPIGDRPSSIADRFYLGGPTSVRGFSMYSIGPQSEGDYLGGEAYWAGGVHLYTPLPFRPGRGGFGDLFRTHFFLNAGNLCNLNYGEGPKAHLRRLAECIRWSYGAGIVLRLGNIARLELNYCIPMGVQSGDRICDGVQFGAGIRFL